A stretch of Brassica napus cultivar Da-Ae chromosome C6, Da-Ae, whole genome shotgun sequence DNA encodes these proteins:
- the LOC106405269 gene encoding UPF0496 protein At5g66660-like, whose translation MAAVGLVSQLLSKYSSSDKNGTNEPNLISYTTACEEDPELKSFGSSLDQRFSKLNRSLTTGVKTENFSLHAVKSVCGFLVEMNQNLVENIIANVDLLKNEELRSLVDLYYESSTSTLDLFNTVGNCTNKAKLSILIIRIAIQQFEKESMDTEIGRNKKKYAETLEELNKVKARGDPFGDEFKDQLKSVRAEHLKILEKVHEQVMKLDKQQGKLKRRRRLTTIFFSTMVLSFLAVEICSNIVGVPPLVQGTAFGLNLLMTPLGLYLNEMMKNREKDLDRQKEVVNIMEKNTNVNIQWTNTINSLVEKLTTSLSLILGSMELAVVKREEEAAKPLVEAILKEVDAFASTIQEAGEAVAKCISCVASGKLQVLEHITNSMSL comes from the coding sequence ATGGCGGCTGTTGGATTAGTCTCTCAACTACTGTCGAAATACTCAAGTTCCGATAAGAATGGAACCAACGAACCAAACCTGATTTCTTACACAACCGCTTGTGAAGAAGATCCAGAGCTCAAATCCTTTGGTTCTTCGCTTGACCAACGATTTAGCAAATTGAATCGCTCGCTCACTACAGGAGTCAAGACTGAAAATTTTTCCCTACACGCAGTCAAGTCGGTGTGCGGGTTTCTAGTTGAAATGAACCAAAATTTGGTCGAGAACATTATCGCCAACGTAGATTTATTGAAGAACGAAGAACTAAGGTCTTTGGTCGATCTCTATTATGAGAGTTCCACTAGTACTTTAGATCTATTTAATACAGTGGGGAACTGCACCAATAAAGCAAAATTAAGCATTCTGATCATTCGAATCGCGATCCAACAGTTTGAAAAAGAGTCGATGGACACAGAGATTggaagaaacaagaagaagtACGCCGAAACGTTAGAGGAGCTGAATAAGGTCAAAGCTAGGGGGGATCCTTTTGGTGACGAGTTCAAGGATCAGTTGAAGTCTGTACGCGCTGAGCACCTTAAGATTTTAGAGAAGGTCCATGAGCAGGTGATGAAGCTTGATAAACAACAGGGTAAATTAAAGAGAAGGAGGAGATTGACgactatttttttctctactaTGGTTTTGTCTTTTTTGGCCGTAGAGATTTGTTCAAACATAGTAGGCGTACCTCCATTGGTGCAAGGTACTGCGTTTGGGTTGAACCTCCTGATGACACCTTTAGGACTATATCTCAACGAGATGATGAAGAACCGTGAGAAGGATTTGGATAGACAGAAAGAGGTGGTCAATATTATGGAGAAAAATACTAATGTCAACATCCAGTGGACAAATACGATAAATAGCCTAGTCGAGAAGCTTACGACGAGTCTCTCATTGATTTTGGGGTCTATGGAGCTTGCTGTTGTGAAAAGAGAAGAGGAGGCCGCAAAACCTCTGGTGGAAGCAATCCTTAAGGAAGTGGATGCGTTTGCTAGTACAATTCAGGAAGCTGGTGAAGCTGTGGCTAAGTGTATCTCATGTGTCGCTTCTGGGAAACTACAAGTTCTGGAACACATAACCAATTCAATGTCATTGTAA